Proteins from one Lachnospiraceae bacterium KGMB03038 genomic window:
- a CDS encoding DUF4194 domain-containing protein: protein MIEYFEERTQEEQEEITEVIQTLYRQTFLLERKFDRRAGRMQYTREYRTCAKHLEFLRMYFAVAGIELRENVHMGIFYIQGEQLWGEKLPRLTTIYLLVMKILYDEQMAAASSSSHVVTTLGAVNGKAGSFGVLKSLPSPTEMRRTIALLKKYQIIEPLDVLEELNEHTRLVIYPCIHAVLQGDDIRQLLDTFNEEEQSGDETAIQNTIEDLPE from the coding sequence ATGATAGAATATTTTGAAGAACGGACCCAGGAAGAACAAGAAGAGATCACGGAGGTGATCCAGACACTTTACCGCCAGACTTTTCTTTTGGAACGGAAATTTGACCGCAGGGCCGGGCGGATGCAGTATACCAGAGAATACCGGACCTGCGCGAAACATTTGGAGTTTCTGAGGATGTACTTTGCCGTGGCGGGGATCGAGCTGAGAGAAAACGTACATATGGGGATTTTCTACATCCAGGGAGAACAGCTCTGGGGAGAGAAGCTGCCCAGGCTTACGACCATCTATCTTCTGGTGATGAAGATCTTATATGACGAACAGATGGCCGCCGCCTCTTCCAGCAGCCATGTGGTCACCACGCTGGGAGCGGTCAATGGCAAAGCAGGCAGTTTCGGCGTGCTGAAAAGCCTGCCCTCGCCTACAGAGATGCGGCGGACCATCGCGCTTCTGAAGAAATACCAGATCATTGAGCCGCTGGACGTGCTGGAAGAATTGAACGAGCATACCAGGCTGGTCATCTATCCCTGCATCCACGCGGTCCTGCAGGGAGACGACATCCGGCAGCTTTTGGATACATTTAACGAGGAGGAACAAAGTGGAGACGAAACAGCCATTCAAAATACTATCGAAGATCTGCCTGAATAA
- a CDS encoding dihydrofolate reductase, translating into MRKVVLFIAMSLDGYIGDRNGGVSWLGGQDPEGAVLDTYSVFIKNVDTVVMGWKTYHQVVTELSPKEWVYEGLTSYVVTHREIPSADQIIFTHQPPRELVRDLKEKPGKNIWICGGADIIQPLVKADLIDEYHISVIPMILGGGIRLFQEDLEGEAAEIPLQLLRAQTYNGITELVYTHRY; encoded by the coding sequence ATGAGAAAGGTTGTTTTATTTATCGCTATGAGCCTGGACGGCTATATTGGAGATCGAAATGGCGGGGTGTCTTGGCTTGGCGGCCAGGATCCGGAGGGCGCTGTCCTGGATACCTATTCGGTTTTCATAAAAAATGTTGATACCGTGGTCATGGGCTGGAAGACTTATCATCAAGTCGTGACGGAGCTGTCGCCAAAGGAATGGGTATATGAAGGGTTGACAAGCTATGTGGTCACCCACAGGGAGATACCTTCCGCAGACCAGATCATTTTCACCCATCAGCCGCCCCGGGAACTGGTCCGGGATCTGAAAGAGAAACCGGGAAAAAATATCTGGATCTGCGGAGGAGCAGACATTATCCAGCCCCTGGTGAAAGCAGACCTGATCGACGAATATCACATTTCGGTGATCCCGATGATCTTAGGGGGCGGAATCCGTTTGTTTCAAGAGGATTTGGAAGGAGAGGCGGCAGAAATTCCGCTGCAATTGCTCCGCGCCCAAACGTATAATGGAATCACCGAGCTGGTTTACACACATAGATATTAA
- a CDS encoding helix-turn-helix transcriptional regulator: MGTTMENKIREKRKELGFSQEQLAKRCGVVRQTVNAIENNKYDPTLTLAFQLAKELGITVDELFMHGQSRDTQPEGRR, from the coding sequence ATGGGGACTACTATGGAAAATAAAATTCGGGAAAAGCGAAAAGAACTGGGATTCTCTCAGGAACAACTGGCAAAACGCTGCGGAGTGGTCCGGCAGACGGTGAACGCCATCGAGAATAATAAATACGACCCCACCCTGACTCTTGCGTTTCAACTGGCAAAGGAGCTGGGAATCACCGTAGATGAATTATTTATGCATGGACAGAGCAGAGACACACAGCCGGAAGGGAGAAGGTAG
- a CDS encoding spore maturation protein: MKILLYVSDLIVPLVIFGIVSYGLLMKVEVYETFITGAKSGFFTVIKLIPTLVGLMVAVGILRASGFLDFLARIAGGLTEPLGFPAELVPLSVVKMFSSSAAAGLLLDLYKEYGTDSYIGKVASISMSCTETIFYTMSVYFMTAKVTKSRYTLAGALLATAGGLIASVALGGL; this comes from the coding sequence ATGAAAATCTTATTGTATGTCAGCGACCTGATCGTTCCCTTAGTGATCTTCGGGATTGTCAGCTATGGACTTTTGATGAAAGTGGAAGTTTATGAGACGTTCATCACAGGAGCAAAAAGTGGATTTTTCACAGTGATCAAACTCATCCCCACACTGGTGGGATTGATGGTGGCGGTGGGAATCCTGCGGGCTTCCGGCTTCCTGGATTTCCTGGCAAGGATCGCGGGAGGTCTGACGGAGCCTCTGGGCTTTCCGGCAGAGCTGGTGCCCTTAAGCGTGGTAAAAATGTTTTCGTCCTCGGCAGCTGCCGGCCTTTTGCTGGATCTCTATAAGGAATATGGGACGGATTCTTATATTGGGAAAGTGGCGTCCATCAGTATGAGCTGCACAGAGACCATTTTTTATACCATGAGTGTTTACTTTATGACGGCAAAAGTTACGAAGAGCAGGTACACACTGGCCGGGGCCCTTTTGGCAACCGCCGGGGGACTTATAGCCAGCGTGGCGCTGGGCGGGCTGTGA
- a CDS encoding response regulator transcription factor, with protein sequence MFQIIITDSSRPLRRHLEQLLSKAGYQCYPAASARETLCLLEEISADLILMDISLPDMNGYEFIKLLRNYSSELPILVLSENCLLSNMKRSFLAGADDFMGKPAAEEELVLRIHALLRRFHKISKPCIRVGSTWLDSKTLTVGRESQVQTLPRKEFQLLYKLLSCPEQIFTRGQLLEEIWGPATNSMEPTVSVHINRLRKRFAQSPDFHILTVRGLGYKASLRV encoded by the coding sequence ATGTTTCAGATCATCATTACAGACAGCAGCAGACCGCTCCGGCGTCATCTAGAACAATTACTTTCCAAAGCGGGATATCAATGTTATCCTGCCGCTTCCGCAAGAGAAACTTTATGTCTGTTGGAAGAAATTTCCGCGGATCTGATCCTTATGGATATTTCGCTGCCGGATATGAATGGATATGAATTTATAAAGCTCCTTCGAAACTACTCAAGTGAATTGCCGATTCTGGTTCTCTCGGAGAACTGCCTGCTTTCGAATATGAAACGCAGTTTTCTTGCCGGCGCCGACGACTTTATGGGGAAACCTGCGGCAGAAGAAGAACTGGTCCTTCGTATCCATGCCCTTCTCCGCCGCTTTCACAAGATTTCCAAGCCGTGTATCCGTGTAGGCTCTACTTGGCTGGACTCTAAAACCCTGACTGTAGGGAGAGAATCTCAAGTTCAGACACTTCCCCGGAAAGAATTTCAGCTTCTATATAAATTGCTCTCCTGCCCGGAGCAGATATTTACCAGGGGACAGCTTCTGGAAGAAATCTGGGGACCCGCCACCAACTCCATGGAACCTACCGTCAGTGTCCACATCAACCGGCTGCGGAAACGATTTGCGCAGTCCCCGGACTTTCACATCCTGACCGTCAGAGGTTTGGGATATAAAGCAAGTCTCCGTGTCTGA
- a CDS encoding cobalt transporter — protein MVFQFGEQLCPVDMEEWETLRFPAVFLTNSAQAGAVFEKLDIAYEGEMQLSKIGFCKIENQQDCLVGTFCIPKLLDVLGSRYKIAIFINDRHIVIVDDEDFSLRLIRRIQQKKMHQGETRERFIYNYIAEFISRDQELLVTYEKRLFEMEEDVAQGRIKDFQARLMPLRRELLTLRSYYDEIMDLSKELEENENGLFQKKQLKYFGTLADRADRLKSRTEHLLEYAGQVKEAHQSQIDTKQNSNMQFLTVVSTIFFPLTLITGWYGMNFKDMPGLEDGYPGVVVLSIVIVIACILIFKKKKIL, from the coding sequence ATGGTCTTTCAGTTTGGAGAGCAGTTATGTCCAGTGGATATGGAAGAGTGGGAAACATTGCGTTTTCCAGCGGTTTTTCTGACTAATTCTGCCCAAGCCGGAGCGGTCTTCGAGAAGCTGGACATTGCCTATGAAGGTGAAATGCAGCTATCTAAGATCGGCTTCTGCAAGATTGAAAACCAGCAGGATTGTTTGGTAGGTACTTTCTGTATTCCAAAGCTTTTGGATGTGCTGGGCAGCAGATATAAAATCGCGATTTTTATTAATGACCGGCATATTGTGATCGTAGATGATGAAGATTTTTCCCTCCGGCTGATCCGCAGGATCCAGCAGAAGAAGATGCATCAAGGTGAGACAAGGGAACGGTTTATTTATAATTATATTGCGGAATTTATCAGCCGCGACCAGGAACTTCTGGTTACTTACGAGAAGAGACTGTTTGAGATGGAGGAAGATGTAGCTCAGGGCAGGATCAAGGATTTTCAGGCCCGTCTTATGCCGCTGCGCAGAGAGCTTCTGACGCTTCGGAGTTATTATGACGAGATTATGGATTTGAGTAAAGAATTGGAAGAAAATGAGAACGGCCTATTCCAAAAGAAACAGCTGAAATATTTTGGGACGCTGGCGGATCGGGCGGACCGGTTAAAGAGCAGAACAGAGCATCTTTTAGAATACGCGGGGCAAGTGAAGGAAGCCCACCAGTCCCAGATTGACACTAAGCAGAACAGTAATATGCAGTTCCTGACTGTAGTTTCTACCATATTCTTCCCATTGACGCTGATCACCGGGTGGTATGGAATGAATTTCAAAGATATGCCGGGATTGGAAGACGGATATCCAGGGGTAGTAGTCCTGAGTATTGTGATTGTGATCGCGTGTATCTTAATCTTTAAGAAAAAGAAAATACTATAG
- a CDS encoding MATE family efflux transporter, whose translation MTHSTISKTQKKDFSQGSVAANILRLALPMTLAQLINVLYNIVDRIYIGHLPNTSTQALTGIGLTLPVITIITAFANLFGMGGAPLFSIARGARETERAKWIMGNSFSLLLLSGVVIAGVCLLFRKPLLYLFGASDITYPYANDYITIYLLGTLFVMVSLGMNNFINAQGFGVTGMLTVSIGAILNLVLDPLFIFVFHMGVQGAAIATVLSQCISAIWVLHFLTGNKVLIKLSKKYFRLQKGLIKEITSLGLSGFVMSITNGSVQIICNATLQKYGGDLYVGIMTVLNSVREIINMPVTGLTSGAQPIMSFNYGAGKYKRVKTAISFTTIACILFTLVMWALLFFFPRFFIHLFNSEPALLREGVPAMHLYFFGIFMMALQFAGQSTFVALGYSRQAVFFSLLRKAVIVIPLTIWLPTIAGLGTNGVFLAEPISNFIGGSACFITMMFTVWKKLKD comes from the coding sequence ATGACACATTCCACTATTTCCAAAACGCAGAAAAAGGATTTCAGCCAAGGAAGTGTGGCAGCCAATATTCTCCGGCTTGCTCTTCCAATGACGCTGGCTCAGCTGATCAATGTCCTTTACAATATTGTAGACCGCATTTATATCGGACATCTTCCCAACACCTCCACTCAGGCCTTGACTGGGATAGGGCTTACTCTGCCTGTCATCACGATCATCACTGCCTTTGCCAATCTTTTTGGTATGGGCGGCGCTCCTTTATTTTCTATCGCCAGAGGCGCCCGGGAAACGGAACGGGCAAAATGGATCATGGGAAACTCTTTTTCTCTGCTTTTATTATCCGGTGTGGTTATCGCGGGAGTCTGCTTACTATTCAGGAAACCTCTTTTATATCTTTTTGGCGCCAGCGACATTACTTACCCTTACGCAAATGACTATATTACAATCTACCTGCTCGGAACTTTATTTGTTATGGTCAGCCTAGGTATGAACAATTTTATCAACGCTCAGGGCTTTGGCGTGACCGGAATGCTGACGGTATCTATCGGCGCCATCCTAAATCTGGTGCTGGATCCGCTTTTCATCTTCGTCTTCCACATGGGCGTCCAAGGAGCCGCTATTGCTACTGTCCTTTCTCAATGCATTTCTGCCATTTGGGTGCTTCACTTTCTAACGGGAAATAAGGTGTTAATAAAGTTGTCAAAGAAATATTTTCGTTTACAAAAGGGCCTGATTAAAGAGATAACCTCCCTTGGCCTTTCTGGTTTTGTTATGTCTATCACCAACGGGTCTGTCCAGATCATTTGTAATGCGACTCTTCAGAAATATGGCGGCGACCTGTATGTCGGAATCATGACGGTACTTAACTCTGTACGGGAAATCATTAATATGCCGGTCACTGGGCTAACCAGCGGAGCTCAGCCTATCATGAGTTTTAACTATGGAGCCGGGAAATATAAAAGAGTAAAAACCGCTATCTCATTTACCACCATCGCCTGTATCCTTTTTACACTGGTAATGTGGGCTCTTTTATTTTTCTTCCCTCGCTTCTTCATCCATCTTTTTAACAGCGAACCCGCACTTTTAAGAGAAGGCGTGCCTGCTATGCATTTGTATTTCTTCGGCATTTTCATGATGGCTCTGCAGTTCGCCGGCCAGTCCACCTTCGTAGCCCTTGGCTACTCCCGACAGGCCGTATTCTTTTCCCTCCTTCGCAAAGCTGTGATCGTCATCCCCCTGACCATCTGGCTTCCTACAATAGCAGGTCTTGGAACAAACGGAGTATTTCTGGCCGAGCCAATTTCAAATTTTATCGGTGGAAGCGCCTGCTTTATTACCATGATGTTTACCGTCTGGAAGAAACTTAAAGATTAA
- a CDS encoding nucleoside recognition protein, translating into MLNFLWAGMILIGILFAAFTGRIPDITNAAIDSSKEAITLCITMMGVMSLWVGLMEIARSAGVIQSASRRLHPLLRFLFPSLPPGHSSEPYILTNMIANFLGLGWAATPAGLKAMEELSKLEDDRRLMRLPGPVRKKGTASNEMCTFLIINISSLQLIPVNVIAYRSQYGSVDPASIVGAGILATTVSTGVAVIFCRLMDRKRKR; encoded by the coding sequence ATGTTGAATTTTCTCTGGGCCGGCATGATTCTGATCGGTATTCTTTTCGCCGCTTTCACCGGCCGTATCCCGGACATTACCAACGCTGCCATTGACTCTTCTAAGGAAGCCATCACTCTTTGTATTACTATGATGGGGGTTATGTCTTTATGGGTCGGGTTGATGGAAATCGCCAGAAGCGCGGGCGTAATCCAAAGCGCGTCCCGGCGGCTGCACCCTCTTCTGCGCTTTTTATTTCCCAGTCTTCCTCCGGGTCATTCTTCTGAGCCTTATATTCTTACCAATATGATCGCAAATTTTCTTGGGCTTGGCTGGGCCGCGACTCCGGCCGGATTGAAGGCGATGGAGGAATTATCGAAGCTGGAAGACGACCGGCGGCTTATGCGCCTCCCTGGTCCTGTAAGGAAAAAGGGAACTGCCAGCAATGAGATGTGCACCTTCCTGATCATTAATATTTCTTCCCTGCAGTTGATTCCGGTCAATGTGATAGCCTATCGGAGCCAATACGGAAGTGTGGATCCGGCCTCTATTGTAGGCGCCGGAATTCTGGCTACTACAGTGAGCACAGGCGTTGCTGTCATCTTCTGCCGGCTGATGGACCGGAAACGAAAGCGCTGA
- a CDS encoding HAMP domain-containing histidine kinase, with product MEIWLSVLCLVLLVLSAVLGIKICGIRKAAEEIREQFAHCCQEDTNGRIAISSRDSRMCRLAADLNRQLAIFHQKRRRFQQGDQELKEAVTNISHDLRTPLTGILGYVRLLREEELARTGRRYLELINNRAEAMKKLTEEMFRYSIILSTEELAEEKVDIGAVLEESLAAAYVLFQEEGITPRIQLPKEKVERTADRDALRRVFGNIISNGIKYGEGVFRVEMEPGGRITFSNPSAGLNAVTAARLFDRFYTVETGRNSTGLGLSIAKILVERMGGQIRADYEAGWLSVAVAFPEKQSGGKG from the coding sequence ATGGAAATATGGCTTAGTGTTTTGTGCCTTGTGCTGTTGGTATTATCAGCGGTCTTGGGAATAAAAATCTGCGGAATACGTAAGGCGGCGGAAGAAATCCGGGAACAATTTGCCCATTGCTGTCAGGAGGATACCAATGGGAGGATTGCCATTTCAAGCCGTGATTCCAGGATGTGCCGCCTTGCGGCGGATCTGAATCGTCAACTTGCCATATTTCATCAAAAGCGCCGCAGATTTCAGCAGGGCGACCAGGAATTAAAAGAAGCAGTTACAAATATTTCTCATGATCTGCGCACTCCTTTGACAGGAATCTTGGGATATGTCCGTCTGCTAAGAGAAGAAGAACTTGCGCGGACAGGCAGACGATACCTGGAACTGATCAATAACCGGGCAGAAGCGATGAAAAAGCTGACGGAAGAAATGTTTCGCTATTCTATTATTCTCTCAACAGAAGAACTGGCGGAAGAAAAAGTGGATATAGGGGCAGTGCTGGAGGAGAGCTTGGCCGCGGCATATGTACTTTTTCAAGAGGAGGGAATCACGCCAAGGATCCAGCTCCCAAAAGAAAAGGTAGAACGGACCGCAGACCGGGATGCCTTGCGCCGCGTATTTGGAAACATCATCAGCAATGGGATAAAATACGGGGAAGGGGTGTTTCGTGTTGAAATGGAACCAGGCGGACGGATCACATTTTCCAATCCATCCGCCGGATTGAATGCGGTAACTGCCGCACGGCTTTTTGACCGGTTCTATACTGTAGAGACAGGGAGAAACTCCACCGGTCTGGGACTTTCTATCGCCAAAATACTGGTGGAGCGGATGGGCGGCCAGATTCGGGCGGATTATGAAGCGGGCTGGCTGTCAGTGGCAGTAGCATTTCCAGAAAAGCAATCCGGCGGAAAAGGGTGA
- a CDS encoding ABC transporter permease subunit — MRKLLGANLMRLKKSGTFWVCLAVCLAFGGFMLLSEHNEMVNYGLDVQIDDFFLNLIAMIGIAAAAFVTMYVGADYSDGTIRNKVIAGHGRKEIYFANFLTCAFGNLAFYVAYLLLVCAVGIPMFGFFETKPSALIWQMADAVLLILVYAALFNLLSMLCANKAAAAVISMGLIFGFLMLASGLLNLLSQPEMVEQAISINGEFLIETVPNPVYPTEGERKLLQFLADFLPTGQGFQLAGQMAVHPAAMALYSLGIIAAATGVGIWLFEKKDLK, encoded by the coding sequence ATGCGTAAGCTGTTGGGAGCTAATCTTATGCGCCTTAAGAAGAGCGGGACTTTCTGGGTCTGCTTGGCGGTCTGTCTGGCGTTTGGCGGCTTTATGCTTCTCTCAGAGCATAATGAAATGGTCAATTACGGATTGGATGTACAGATTGATGATTTCTTTCTGAATCTGATCGCCATGATTGGGATCGCGGCCGCCGCGTTTGTCACGATGTATGTAGGAGCCGACTATAGTGACGGAACGATCCGTAATAAGGTGATCGCGGGCCATGGGAGGAAAGAGATTTATTTTGCGAATTTTCTGACTTGTGCCTTTGGGAATCTGGCATTTTATGTGGCCTACCTCTTGCTGGTGTGCGCAGTGGGAATTCCGATGTTTGGGTTTTTTGAGACAAAGCCTTCGGCCTTGATTTGGCAGATGGCGGATGCAGTTCTGCTCATCCTTGTATACGCGGCGCTTTTCAATCTGTTATCCATGCTTTGCGCCAATAAAGCGGCGGCCGCGGTAATCAGTATGGGACTGATCTTTGGTTTTTTGATGCTGGCCAGTGGGCTTTTGAACCTTTTGAGCCAGCCGGAGATGGTGGAACAGGCAATCAGCATCAATGGAGAATTCTTGATAGAAACTGTGCCAAATCCCGTCTATCCCACAGAAGGGGAACGGAAACTGCTGCAGTTTCTTGCGGACTTCCTTCCTACAGGGCAGGGATTCCAGCTTGCGGGACAGATGGCAGTCCATCCGGCGGCGATGGCGCTGTATTCTTTGGGAATAATTGCCGCGGCCACTGGAGTCGGAATCTGGCTGTTTGAAAAGAAAGATTTAAAATAG
- a CDS encoding ATP-binding cassette domain-containing protein, with product MEYVLTTSHLQKKYRHFKALDDVTLHVPKGAIYGFVGKNGAGKTTLIRLICGLQKPTGGTYTLYGTGNQEKEILKARRRIGAVVETPSVYQHMTAEENLRQQYRIIGLPSEDGIGELLNLVGLPDTGKKKAKDFSLGMRQRLGIAVALAGNPDFLLLDEPTNGLDPQGIVEMRELILKLNREYQITVLISSHILGELSRLATHYGFIDHGQMVKEISARELEQNCQKCIHVEVSDVQALTRVMDKRKIPYTILSETEADIYGQIEVTELTLALAAEGCKIKTLREKDESLEGYFINLVGGESHA from the coding sequence ATGGAATATGTCTTAACAACCAGTCATCTGCAGAAAAAATACAGGCATTTTAAAGCCCTAGACGATGTGACACTGCATGTGCCAAAAGGCGCGATCTACGGATTTGTAGGGAAAAATGGAGCGGGGAAGACGACTCTGATCCGTTTGATCTGCGGCCTGCAAAAACCTACTGGAGGAACCTATACCCTTTACGGAACCGGGAATCAAGAGAAGGAGATCCTCAAAGCCAGACGCAGGATCGGCGCGGTGGTAGAGACGCCGTCCGTCTATCAGCACATGACGGCAGAAGAGAATCTTAGGCAGCAATACCGCATCATCGGGCTTCCTTCCGAAGATGGAATTGGGGAACTGCTCAATTTAGTAGGCCTGCCGGATACCGGGAAAAAGAAGGCCAAAGATTTCTCGCTGGGAATGCGCCAGAGGCTCGGAATTGCTGTAGCGCTGGCAGGGAACCCGGACTTCCTGCTTTTAGATGAACCGACAAATGGACTGGATCCTCAAGGCATCGTGGAAATGCGGGAGCTGATTCTAAAATTAAACCGTGAGTATCAGATCACTGTTTTGATCTCCAGCCATATTCTGGGAGAATTGTCCAGGCTTGCCACTCATTATGGGTTTATCGACCATGGACAGATGGTCAAGGAGATCAGCGCAAGGGAACTGGAGCAAAACTGTCAGAAATGTATCCATGTGGAGGTATCGGATGTCCAGGCGCTGACACGGGTAATGGACAAGCGTAAAATACCATATACGATTTTATCGGAAACAGAAGCCGACATTTACGGGCAGATTGAAGTGACAGAGCTTACGCTTGCTCTGGCGGCAGAGGGATGTAAGATCAAGACTTTGCGCGAGAAAGACGAAAGCCTGGAGGGGTATTTCATTAATCTGGTAGGAGGTGAAAGCCATGCGTAA
- a CDS encoding response regulator transcription factor produces MNREQSRNTIAVVDDDVYIGDMVEEILEKKEYRVIRAYSGTEALLLFQKEKPDLVLLDLMLPGLSGEKVLPEIADLPVIIMSAKGEVRNKVELLLNGAADYITKPFDVDELLARIQVQLRKTEKEEKTRLSILEFERISMDLESQLVKVDGREVHLTRTESAILKTLLQNPSQVITKAILLDRIGQDTPDCTEESLKVHISNLRRKLKELSGKDYIEAVWGIGFKLRQG; encoded by the coding sequence ATGAATAGGGAACAAAGCAGAAATACGATCGCGGTCGTGGATGATGATGTATATATTGGGGATATGGTGGAAGAAATTTTAGAAAAAAAGGAATATAGGGTAATACGCGCTTATTCTGGAACGGAGGCTCTCTTATTGTTCCAGAAAGAAAAGCCGGATTTGGTATTGCTGGACCTTATGCTGCCGGGACTTTCCGGGGAGAAAGTACTTCCAGAAATCGCCGATCTTCCGGTGATCATAATGAGCGCTAAAGGCGAGGTGCGTAATAAGGTAGAGCTCCTATTAAACGGAGCGGCCGACTATATAACGAAACCTTTCGATGTGGATGAGCTTCTGGCGAGGATACAGGTCCAGCTCAGAAAAACGGAGAAAGAAGAGAAAACGCGGCTTTCGATATTGGAATTTGAGCGTATTTCTATGGATTTGGAGAGCCAGCTTGTTAAGGTGGATGGCCGTGAGGTACACTTGACCAGGACTGAGTCCGCCATCCTAAAAACATTGCTTCAGAATCCATCTCAGGTGATCACAAAAGCCATACTTTTGGACAGGATCGGGCAAGATACGCCGGACTGTACAGAAGAGTCTTTGAAAGTCCATATCAGCAATCTGCGCAGGAAACTTAAGGAATTATCGGGAAAAGACTATATTGAAGCAGTCTGGGGGATTGGTTTCAAGCTGAGACAAGGATGA
- a CDS encoding DUF819 domain-containing protein: MWGHIFDLNNPLVGADNTWVLWAICAAGAAAAIYLEQRYAWAAKASGAIVALVFALILSNLGIIPTASPVWDIVWDYVVPLSLPLLLMQCNVRDMGKDSLRLLGIFLFGSVGTMAGAILGFFLLGNFIPELNALAGVFTGTYVGGSVNFAALGEAFGVTGEMLSAATVADNLLMALYFFVLVMIPTIGFFRKNYKHPHQDAVEAGSVNKEEGETAAAAYWGRKEISLKDIAMAVAVSFVIVALSGIVADFLGGVIPTSNPVLSMLNTLFGNMYLWIATISMICATAAPGFFGEIRGTNELGTFLIYLFFFVIGVPASIPLIVRNSPLLLVFAAIVVIVNMLFSFVFGKIFHFDLEEIICASNANIGGPTTSAAMAVSKGWTKLVGPCLIVGTIGYVIGTYLGLIVGSLLGAA, encoded by the coding sequence ATGTGGGGACATATTTTCGACCTTAACAATCCGCTTGTAGGAGCGGACAACACCTGGGTACTTTGGGCTATCTGTGCTGCTGGCGCCGCTGCTGCCATCTATCTGGAACAAAGATACGCATGGGCCGCAAAAGCCAGCGGAGCCATTGTGGCTCTTGTATTTGCCTTAATTTTATCAAATCTGGGAATTATTCCGACAGCCTCACCTGTTTGGGACATTGTCTGGGATTATGTAGTTCCGCTTTCCCTTCCGCTTCTGCTGATGCAGTGTAATGTGCGTGACATGGGGAAGGATTCCTTAAGACTTCTTGGAATCTTCTTATTTGGTTCCGTCGGCACAATGGCAGGCGCAATCCTTGGATTCTTCCTTTTAGGCAACTTTATTCCTGAACTGAACGCGCTGGCTGGCGTATTTACCGGAACTTATGTCGGCGGGTCTGTAAACTTTGCCGCGCTGGGCGAAGCGTTTGGTGTAACCGGCGAAATGCTGTCAGCCGCTACAGTCGCTGACAACCTGCTGATGGCGCTTTACTTCTTTGTACTGGTCATGATTCCGACCATCGGTTTCTTCCGCAAGAATTACAAACATCCGCATCAGGATGCGGTAGAAGCTGGATCTGTCAATAAAGAAGAAGGCGAGACCGCTGCTGCCGCTTACTGGGGACGGAAAGAAATATCTCTGAAAGATATCGCGATGGCTGTTGCCGTTTCCTTCGTGATCGTTGCTTTGTCAGGTATCGTTGCGGACTTCCTGGGTGGAGTGATTCCAACCTCCAATCCTGTCCTGTCTATGCTGAACACGCTGTTTGGCAATATGTATCTGTGGATCGCAACCATCTCTATGATCTGCGCGACAGCGGCCCCGGGATTCTTTGGTGAAATCAGAGGAACCAATGAATTGGGAACTTTCCTGATCTACCTGTTCTTCTTTGTAATTGGTGTTCCTGCCTCTATCCCGTTGATCGTACGGAATTCACCACTGCTTCTGGTGTTCGCGGCAATTGTCGTTATCGTAAATATGCTGTTTAGCTTTGTGTTTGGAAAGATTTTCCACTTCGATCTGGAAGAGATCATCTGCGCATCCAACGCAAATATCGGCGGACCTACCACATCTGCCGCTATGGCGGTCTCCAAAGGCTGGACGAAACTGGTCGGACCTTGTCTGATCGTTGGTACGATCGGTTATGTAATCGGAACTTATCTTGGTCTGATCGTAGGAAGCCTTTTGGGCGCGGCGTAA